A region from the Pelobates fuscus isolate aPelFus1 chromosome 3, aPelFus1.pri, whole genome shotgun sequence genome encodes:
- the FLNC gene encoding filamin-C isoform X1, whose amino-acid sequence MSSNDYYDQHQYQGEEADEMPATEKDLAEDAPWKKIQQNTFTRWCNEHLKCMNKRIGDLQKDLTDGLKLIGLLEVLSQKKMYRKYHSRPNFRQMKLENVSVALEFLDREHIKLVSIDSKAIVDGNLKLILGLIWTLILHYSISMPMWEDEDEEDAKKQTPKQRLLGWIQNKIPQLPITNFHRDWQDGKALGALVDNCAPGLCPDWEAWDPNQPVENAREAMQQADDWLGVPQVIAPEEIVDPNVDEHSVMTYLSQFPKAKLKPGAPLRSKQLHPKKAIAYGPGIEPQGNIVLKPAFFTVETILAGLGEVLVFVEDPEGHTEEAKVVPNNDKDRTYSVSYIPKVAGLHKVTVLFAGQNINKSPFNVNVAMALGDANKVTARGPGLEPVGNVANKPTYFDIYTAGAGSGDVGVIIVDPQNRQDIVEVVLEDKGDSIYRCTYRPNIEGPHKIYITFAGSQIPKCPYVVNISEAVVLPQAPSTPPLQITPQAIVTPPPDKAKKVAPPPPPKPKPRKSTCNPSACRASGRGLQPKGVRVKEVADFKVFTKGAGSGELKVTIKGPKGTEEPVKIRDAGDGVYECDYFPVIPGKYVVTITWGGFAIPRSPFEVIISPEVGVQKVRAWGPGLETGMVGKSADFVVEAIGTEVGTLGFSIEGPSQAKIECDDKGDGSCDVRYWPTEPGEYAVHVICDDEDIKDSPFIAHILPASKKGFPEKVKAFGPGLEPTGCIVEHPAEFTIDARAAGTAELKIYAQDAEGSPIDIKIKDNGDNTYVCVYVPTKAIKHTIIITWGGVNIPNSPFRVLVGEGSHPNKVKVYGPGVEKTGLKANEPTYFTVDCSEAGQGDVSIGIKCAPGVVGPAEADIDFDIIKNDNDTFTVKYMPPGAGKYTIMVLFADQEIPISPFRVKVDPSHDANKVRAEGPGLNRTGVEVGKPTHFTVYTKGAGKAKLDVQFTGTLKGEVVQDFEIIDNHDYSYTVKYTAVQQGNITVSVTYGGDPIPKSPFIVNVAPPLDLGKVKVQGLNNKVDVGKDQEFSINTSGAGGQGKVDVKITSPSRRPIPCKVETGVTSEIHTVKYMPPEEGPYKVDISYDGHPIQGSPFSVEAVMPPDPSKVRAYGPGLKGGFVGKPAPFAIDTKGAGTGGLGLTVEGPCEAKIECQDNGDGSCSVSYLPTEPGEYSINILFAESHIPGSPFKADIRPVFDPSKVTASGPGLERGKAGEVATFTVDCSKAGEAELTIEILSDSGSKAEVLIQNNSDGTYSITYIPSCPGAYTITIKYGGHAVPKFPVRVNVEPAVDTSGVKVFGPGVEPRGVLREVTTEFTVDARSLTKTGGSHVTTRVLSPSGAVTESLISDNGDGTYLVHYTAYEDGVHLVEVLYDDVPVPKSPFRVPVTEGCDPTRVRAYGPGLEGGLLNKSNRFTVETRGAGTGGLGLAIEGPSEAKMSCKDNKDGSCSVEYIPFTPGDYDVNITFGGRPIPGSPFRVPVKEVVDPSKVKCSGPGLGAGVRAHVPQTFTVDCSKAGLAPLEVLVHGPSGLAEPVDVRDNGDGTHTVKYTPAMDGPYTVSVRYADQEVPRSPFKIKVLPTHDASKVRASGPGLNTAGIPASLPVEFTIDARDAGEGLLTVQILDPEGKPKKANIRGNGDGTYTVSYVPDMAGRYTITIKYGGDEIPYSPFRIHAVPTGDASKCLVTVSIGGHGLGACLGPTIQIGEETVITVDAKAAGKGKVTCKVSTPDGAELDVDVVENQDGTFDIYYTAPEPGKYVITIRFGGEHIPNSPFHVVACDTIPIIEEPCDTVQLHQPYPAHLPGYPTHWATEEPVVPVDNLDTMLRPFNLVIPFTVQKGEITGEVRMPSGKTARPNISDNKDGTVTVKYAPVEKGLHEMDIKYDGNHIPGSPLQFYVDAINSRHVNAYGPGLSHGMVNKPAAFTIVTKDAGEGGLSLAVEGPSKAEITCKDNKDGTCTVSYLPTAPGDYNIIVRFDDKHIPGSPFTAKITGDDSMRTSQLNVGTSADVSLKISESDLSLLTASIRAPSGNEEPCLLKRLPNRHIGISFTPKEVGEHVVSVKKNGKHVTNSPFKIMVGQSEIGDASKVKVSGKGLIEGTTFEISEFIVDTRNAGYGGLGLSIEGPSKVDINCEDVEDGTCKVSYSPTEPGTYIINIKFAEKHVPGSPFMVKVTGEGRMKESITRRRQAPSIASIGSTCDLNLKIPGNWFQMVSAQERLTRTFTRSSHTYTRTERTEISKTRGGETKREVRVEESTQVGGDPFHNVFGDFLGRESLGTFSTIARQEGEAGSQDMTAQVTSPSGKTADAEIIDGEDSTYSVRFVPQEMGSHTVSVKYRGQHVPGSPFQFTVGPMGEGGAHKVRAGGTGLERGVAGVPTEFSIWTREAGAGGLSIAVEGPSKAEISFEDRKDGSCGVSYIVQEAGDYEVSIKFNDEHIPDSPFVVPVASRSDDARRLTVTSLQETGLIVNQPASFAVQLNGARGVIDAKVHTPSGAVEECYVSEVDSDKYAIRFIPNVNGVHSIDVKFNGRHIPGSPFKIRVGEQNQVGDPGLVTAYGPGLEGGVTGRPSDFIVSTLNAGSGSLSVTIDGPSKVKLDCQDCPEGYKVTYTPMAPGNYLISIKYGGPQHIVRSPFKARVTGPRLSGGHSLHETSTVLVETVTKSSASVGGYGMAVPKFTSDASKVVSRGPGLSKAFVGEKNTFTVDCSKAGTNMLMVGVHGPKTPCEEVYVKHMGHRLYNVTYTVKDKGDYILIVKWGDQNVPGSPFQVSVP is encoded by the exons CAAGATACCACAACTTCCAATTACCAATTTCCATCGGGACTGGCAGGATGGCAAAGCTCTGGGTGCTCTCGTAGACAACTGCGCCCCAG GTCTATGTCCAGACTGGGAAGCATGGGATCCCAACCAGCCCGTGGAGAATGCGAGAGAAGCTATGCAACAAGCTGATGATTGGCTGGGGGTGCCTCAG GTCATTGCACCAGAGGAGATTGTAGACCCCAATGTGGATGAGCATTCAGTCATGACCTACCTGTCCCAGTTCCCTAAAGCTAAGCTGAAGCCAGGTGCTCCCCTTCGCTCCAAGCAGTTGCACCCCAAGAAAGCCATTGCATATGGGCCAG GTATCGAGCCTCAGGGAAACATAGTTCTGAAGCCCGCCTTTTTCACTGTGGAAACCATCCTTGCTGGCCTGGGTGAAGTTCTAGTATTTGTTGAAGATCCTGAAGGACACACGGAAGAG GCCAAAGTTGTTCCCAATAATGATAAAGACAGAACTTACTCAGTCAGCTATATTCCAAAAGTGGCTGGACTCCACAAG GTCACAGTGCTTTTTGCTGGACAAAACATCAACAAAAGTCCTTTTAATGTCAATGTTGCCATGGCATTGGGTGATGCCAATAAAGTCACTGCAAGAGGACCTGGATTGGAACCTGTTGGGAATGTTGCCAACAAGCCAACTTACTTTGATATCTATACTGCAG GGGCTGGCTCTGGGGATGTTGGAGTGATCATTGTAGATCCCCAAAACCGTCAAGACATAGTGGAAGTGGTTTTAGAAGACAAAGGGGACAGTATCTATCGCTGCACCTACAGGCCCAACATCGAGGGACCTCATAAGATCTACATTACCTTTGCTGGGTCACAGATCCCCAAATGTCCTTATGTTGTGAATATCTCAGAGG CTGTTGTTTTGCCCCAGGCTCCCAGCACCCCACCCCTGCAGATCACCCCTCAGGCCATTGTCACCCCACCTCCTGACAAAGCCAAGAAAGTGGCCCCTCCACCTCCACCCAAACCCAAACCACGCAAGTCAA CATGTAACCCTAGTGCATGTAGAGCATCTGGACGTGGACTGCAGCCGAAAGGAGTGCGTGTGAAGGAAGTGGCAGACTTTAAAGTGTTCACCAAGGGAGCAGGAAGTGGAGAGCTTAAAGTGACCATCAAAGGGCCAA AAGGCACAGAGGAGCCAGTGAAAATCCGTGATGCAGGAGATGGTGTGTACGAATGTGACTATTTCCCAGTAATTCCAGGAAAATATGTAGTAACCATCACATGGGGTGGATTTGCCATTCCTAGAAG TCCTTTTGAGGTCATCATCAGCCCAGAAGTTGGAGTGCAGAAGGTGAGAGCTTGGGGTccaggtctggagactggcatgGTGGGCAAGTCAGCTGATTTTGTTGTGGAGGCTATTGGTACAGAAGTAGGGACACTTG GCTTTTCAATTGAAGGACCCTCCCAAGCAAAGATTGAGTGCGATGATAAAGGAGATGGGTCATGTGATGTGCGATACTGGCCCACTGAACCTGGGGAGTATGCAGTACATGTCATCTGTGATGATGAGGATATTAAGGACAGCCCATTCATTGCACACATCCTACCAGCTAGCAAGAAAGGTTTCCCTGAGAAG GTTAAAGCATTTGGTCCTGGCTTGGAACCCACAGGATGCATAGTAGAGCACCCTGCTGAATTCACCATTGATGCACGTGCTGCTGGTACTGCTGAGCTTAAGATCTATGCCCAG GATGCCGAGGGATCGCCCATTGACATCAAGATAAAGGATAATGGAGACAACACATACGTTTGCGTTTATGTACCAACCAAAGCAATCAAACATACCATTATCATCACGTGGGGAGGGGTCAATATTCCAAACAGCCCATTTCGG GTATTGGTGGGTGAAGGGAGTCATCCCAATAAAGTTAAAGTTTATGGTCCTGGGGTTGAGAAGACAGGGCTGAAAGCTAATGAGCCTACTTACTTCACTGTGGACTGCAGCGAGGCTGGACAAG GTGATGTCAGCATTGGGATTAAGTGTGCTCCTGGGGTGGTGGGACCAGCAGAGGCAGATATTGACTTTGACATCATTAAGAATGACAATGACACTTTCACTGTGAAATACATGCCCCCTGGAGCTGGGAAATATACCATCATGGTGCTGTTTGCTGACCAG gagATACCTATCAGCCCCTTCCGTGTCAAGGTAGACCCATCACATGACGCCAATAAAGTCCGTGCAGAGGGTCCAGGACTTAATCGCACAG GGGTGGAAGTTGGAAAACCCACGCACTTTACCGTGTACACGAAGGGTGCTGGGAAAGCGAAGCTGGATGTTCAGTTCACAGGGACCTTAAAAGGTGAAGTCGTTCAAGACTTTGAAATCATTGACAACCATGACTATTCATACACTGTGAAGTATACAGCTGTGCAGCAG GGTAATATAACTGTATCAGTGACATATGGAGGGGATCCGATTCCCAAGAGTCCCTTTATTGTCAATGTGGCCCCACCACTTGACCTGGGCAAAGTCAAAGTTCAAGGACTCAATAATA AGGTGGATGTTGGGAAGGACCAGGAGTTCTCCATTAACACTAGTGGGGCAGGTGGTCAAGGGAAGGTAGATGTGAAGATCACATCTCCCTCACGCCGTCCAATCCCCTGCAAGGTGGAAACTGGAGTCACCAGCGAAATTCACACTGTAAAGTATATGCCTCCTGAGGAAGGACCATACAAGGTGGATATCAGCTACGATGGACATCCTATCCAAGGAAGTCCCTTCTCTGTGGAAGCAGTAATGCCCCCTGACCCTTCCAAG GTTCGTGCATATGGCCCAGGATTAAAAGGCGGTTTTGTGGGTAAACCAGCACCATTTGCCATTGATACTAAGGGAGCTGGTACTGGTGGACTGGGCTTAACAGTAGAGGGACCTTGTGAAGCCAAGATCGAGTGCCAAGATAATGGTGATGGCTCCTGCTCAGTGTCCTACCTCCCAACGGAACCTGGAGAGTACTCCATCAATATCCTGTTTGCAGAATCCCACATTCCTGGTTCTCCATTTAAAGCAGACATCCGCCCTGTATTTGACCCAAGCAAAGTTACAGCCAGTGGGCCAGGTCTGGAAAGAGGAAAAGCTGGGGAAGTAGCCACATTTACCGTGGACTGCTCAAAAGCTGGTGAGGCTGAGCTTACCATAGAGATACTGTCAGACTCAGGTTCCAAGGCCGAAGTTCTGATCCAGAATAATAGTGATGGGACCTACAGCATCACCTACATCCCTTCCTGCCCTGGAGCCTATACCATCACTATCAAATATGGAGGACATGCTGTACCAAAATTTCCTGTTCGTGTCAATGTGGAGCCAGCTGTGGACACCAGTGGTGTAAAAGTATTTGGTCCAGGGGTGGAACCAAGAG GTGTTCTCCGCGAGGTCACAACAGAATTCACAGTTGATGCTCGTTCTCTGACGAAGACAGGTGGAAGTCACGTGACCACACGTGTGCTCAGTCCATCAGGGGCTGTAACTGAAAGTTTAATTTCAGACAATGGAGATGGGACATACCTTGTACATTATACAGCATATGAGGATG GTGTGCATTTGGTGGAAGTTTTGTATGATGATGTTCCAGTTCCCAAGAGCCCATTCCGAGTTCCTGTCACCGAGGGTTGTGACCCAACTCGTGTGCGAGCATATGGTCCAGGTCTAGAAGGTGGGCTCCTTAATAAGTCCAATCGCTTCACTGTGGAGACCAG GGGAGCTGGCACTGGAGGTCTTGGTTTGGCCATAGAAGGTCCCTCTGAGGCTAAGATGTCCTGCAAGGACAACAAAGATGGCAGCTGTAGTGTGGAGTATATACCATTCACTCCTGGAGATTATGATGTCAATATCACCTTTGGTGGACGTCCCATACCAG GAAGTCCATTTCGTGTGCCAGTAAAGGAAGTTGTGGATCCAAGCAAAGTGAAGTGCTCAGGACCAGGTCTTGGTGCTGGAGTGAGAGCCCATGTGCCCCAGACTTTCACAGTAGACTGCAGCAAAGCTGGACTGGCACCACTTGAGGTTCTGGTGCATGGACCATCAG GTTTGGCAGAGCCAGTAGATGTTCGTGATAATGGGGATGGAACTCACACTGTGAAGTACACCCCAGCCATGGATGGACCATACACAGTGTCTGTTCGATATGCTGACCAGGAGGTACCACGCAG CCCATTCAAGATCAAGGTGCTGCCTACCCATGATGCCAGCAAAGTTAGAGCCAGTGGCCCAGGATTAAACACAGCTGGTATACCTGCTAGCCTTCCTGTGGAGTTTACCATTGATGCCCGTGATGCCGGAGAGGGGCTGCTGACTGTTCAGATTCtg GATCCTGAGGGAAAACCCAAAAAAGCCAACATTCGAGGAAATGGAGATGGTACTTACACAGTATCATATGTGCCAGATATGGCAGGAAGATACACCATCACCATTAAATATGGTGGAGATGAGATCCCTTACTCTCCATTCCGTATCCATGCAGTGCCTACCGGAGATGCCAGCAAGTGCTTAGTGACTG TGTCCATCGGAGGACATGGTTTAG GAGCCTGTCTTGGGCCTACTATCCAGATTGGAGAGGAGACAGTCATCACAGTGGATGCCAAGGCTGCAGGAAAGGGAAAGGTGACCTGCAAGGTGTCAACTCCAGATGGAGCAGAACTAGATGTAGATGTGGTTGAAAACCAAGATGGCACTTTTGACATATACTATACTGCACCTGAGCCAGGGAAATATGTCATCACTATCCGTTTTGGTGGAGAGCACATCCCCAATAGTCCTTTCCATGTCGTG GCATGTGATACTATTCCCATCATAGAGGAACCGTGTGACACTGTACAGCTACACCAGCCTTACCCTGCACATCTCCCCGGCTATCCAACTCACTGG GCCACTGAAGAGCCTGTTGTTCCTGTGGATAATTTGGATACTATGCTGAGACCTTTTAATCTAGTTATTCCTTTCACTGTGCAAAAAGGAGAGATCACAG GGGAAGTTCGTATGCCATCTGGGAAAACTGCTCGACCCAACATTTCTGATAACAAAGACGGAACGGTCACTGTAAAATATGCACCTGTAGAGAAAGGACTGCATGAGATGGACATTAAGTATGATGGAAATCACATTCCAG GGAGTCCACTACAATTTTACGTGGATGCTATTAACAGTCGGCATGTAAATGCATATGGACCAGGCCTAAGCCACGGCATGGTGAACAAACCAGCCGCATTCACTATTGTTACAAAGGACGCTGGAGAAG GTGGCTTATCCCTTGCTGTTGAAGGTCCATCAAAGGCAGAGATCACCTGCAAGGACAATAAGGATGGAACTTGCACTGTATCTTACTTACCCACAGCTCCTGGAGACTATAACATTATTGTGCGGTTTGATGATAAGCACATCCCTGGCAGTCCATTTACAGCCAAGATAACAG GCGATGACTCCATGAGGACTTCTCAACTTAATGTAGGGACATCAGCAGATGTCTCTCTGAAGATCTCAGAGTCAGACCTTAGTCTGCTGACTGCTAGCATCAGAGCACCATCTGGCAACGAGGAGCCCTGTCTACTTAAGAGGCTGCCGAACAGGCACATAG GCATCTCCTTCACTCCAAAAGAAGTGGGTGAGCATGTGGTGAGtgtgaaaaaaaatggtaaaCACGTTACAAACAGCCCCTTCAAAATCATGGTTGGTCAGTCTGAGATTGGTGATGCAAGTAAAGTGAAGGTGTCTGGAAAAGGACTAATTGAAGGAACAACCTTTGAGATATCGGAGTTTATTGTGGACACCAGGAATGCAG GTTACGGTGGTTTGGGGTTGTCCATTGAAGGTCCAAGTAAAGTCGATATTAATTGTGAAGATGTTGAAGATGGGACATGTAAAGTATCATATAGTCCCACTGAGCCTGGAACATATATTATTAACATCAAGTTTGCAGAGAAACATGTACCAG GAAGTCCATTTATGGTGAAGGTTACAGGTGAAGGACGAATGAAAGAAAGTATAACCAGAAGACGCCAGGCTCCTTCCATTGCAAGCATTGGCAGCACATGTGACCTCAATCTCAAGATCCCAG GCAATTGGTTCCAGATGGTTTCAGCACAAGAGCGCCTAACTCGTACGTTCACACGTAGCAGTCACACGTACACACGCACAGAACGTACAGAGATCAGCAAGACCCGAGGAGGTGAAACAAAACGGGAAGTACGAGTAGAGGAATCAACGCAGGTTGGAGGAGATCCATTCCATAACGTGTTTGGAGATTTTCTGGGACGGGAGAGCCTGGGAACTTTTAGTACCATTGCAAGACAAGAGG GTGAAGCTGGTTCACAGGATATGACAGCCCAGGTGACCAGTCCTTCAGGAAAAACTGCAGATGCCGAGATCATTGATGGTGAAGACAGCACATACAGTGTACGCTTCGTGCCACAGGAGATGGGATCTCACACTGTTAGTGTGAAGTATCGTGGACAGCACGTACCTGGGAGCCCTTTCCAATTCACGGTTGGACCTATGGGGGAAGGCGGTGCACACAAAGTCAGAGCTGGAGGCACTGGCTTGGAGAGGGGAGTTGCTGGAGTTCCAA CTGAATTCAGTATTTGGACCAGAGAGGCTGGAGCTGGAGGTCTGTCTATCGCTGTTGAAGGCCCTAGTAAGGCAGAAATCTCTTTTGAGGACCGTAAAGATGGTTCTTGTGGAGTGTCCTACATTGTACAAGAAGCTG GTGATTATGAGGTGTCTATAAAATTTAATGATGAACACATCCCTGACAGCCCATTTGTAGTCCCAGTGGCGTCTCGATCTGATGATGCCCGTCGTTTGACCGTCACAAGCCTCCAG GAAACAGGTTTAATAGTCAACCAGCCAGCCTCTTTTGCTGTACAGTTGAATGGTGCTCGTGGCGTGATTGATGCTAAAGTACACACACCATCAGGAGCTGTAGAGGAATGCTACGTGTCTGAAGTAGATAGTG ACAAATACGCAATCCGTTTCATTCCTAATGTGAATGGAGTGCACTCAATCGATGTTAAGTTCAATGGGCGCCATATCCCAGGAAGTCCATTCAAGATTCGTGTAGGAGAGCAGAATCAGGTTGGAGATCCTGGTCTTGTCACAGCGTATGGCCCAGGACTTGAGGGTGGAGTCACAG GTAGACCCTCAGATTTCATTGTAAGCACTCTCAATGCTggatctgggtctctctctgtgacAATTGATGGACCTTCCAAAGTTAAGCTGGATTGCCAAGATTGCCCTGAAGGATACAAAGTCACATATACCCCAATGGCCCCAGGAAATTATCTTATCTCCATCAAATATGGAGGTCCCCAACACATTGTCAGAAGTCCCTTTAAGGCTAGAGTAACAG GTCCACGTCTCTCGGGAGGCCACAGTCTCCATGAAACATCCACAGTGCTGGTGGAAACTGTCACCAAATCTTCAGCTTCTGTAGGGGGGTATGGTATGGCTGTTCCCAAATTTACATCTGATGCCAGCAAAGTAGTGTCTCGTGGCCCTGGGCTGTCAAAGGCTTTTGTTGGAGAAAAAAACACTTTCACAGTAGACTGCAGCAAAGCAG GCACCAACATGCTGATGGTTGGAGTACATGGTCCCAAAACCCCTTGTGAGGAGGTATATGTGAAGCACATGGGCCACCGTCTTTataatgtgacctacacagtgAAGGACAAAGGGGACTATATCCTCATCGTTAAATGGGGAGACCAAAATGTACCTGGGAGTCCCTTCCAAGTCTCTGTACCTTGA